One window from the genome of Pelobates fuscus isolate aPelFus1 chromosome 13, aPelFus1.pri, whole genome shotgun sequence encodes:
- the NRDE2 gene encoding nuclear exosome regulator NRDE2, translating into MSLFPAFAGSTSSNDNATPVRTELDWLSNKSFCTEDALSLHQRALQAALPSQPVTPISRSRSPSELSADSQTESKAGGKKKKKKKKKKSKKKKKPDDDISSSDKESTDGTRKFTDERQDTPISDTGRWVWLDEAQSVTEETFRIDKKADPANWEYKSLYRGDIASYRRRGNSCLGINPRKQQIIWDNSSSKKAKVHKKTERYYTKNAVRNFQCEGEHVGCVRNNASPEMAAFIPMEPTGQAVSTSSSIPTSWVNPLGVYDASTALWLEGKGGLKTDEPQLAPRDTGVLTKIEDYNKKIREAPGDIQTWMEFVSFQDELIRHPSMYSTSEGELGSHRMSVKLILEKKLSILERAIESNPGSTELKLSRLKLCEEFWEAAALQKEWKKLVFLHPNDPQLWQKYLLFSQSQFSSFSVSKVNGIYGKCISTLAAVQDGCMHSHPALAETERSMYDVFIQQCHFLRQAGHTEKSVSLFQALIDFTFYKPDTVKNMNTKEQIEFYEPFWDSGEPRFGEKGAKGWCAWMKQQERGGWITIHNLGEEDDDEAEEDLEIKDKHCAKNKIWLDVECSREARQWMPWRPDPVKKQTEEDCEDPERQVLFDDLGPSMFKISSPKLQFQLILSFLQFLGVPCGSRLPAPTLYLSLDEPSIFDQYPVYERLLTSFELPLSGICPVGHLDTISRGRWLADHGKEGEGFIQNVFQASLSLFQGDEKMRLSVYWLQYEISKVVFYLQAQKKKKLKSQGKRSKRLAKALLKEASSRTSLSLWKEYALLEWLLGNTDDARKVFDAALSLAGNRGLKDQELCSLCLLYAELEGCLEKGAGSRAIYILTSLTENTQYIPYTEPVQTTRVLKARKVYEHALQGCASDPAASALLCISGCFALFQYLTVSLNAAIAVLVQATDSCPNASHKETQDFYSARQAITLMHTNLLRYHTKVSVYPLAPLRDALTASLKLYPTNVSLWKTYIQTENKCHNVSKARRFLDSIRRTTDALEPRLFAIKAEEDRKKLMDSVQRLDLGAIHSFIPETGLSNRIKALFEHALRSDYGSKCPLLWRMYLHFMVSLGHLERGRGLFYKAIQNCPWAKVLYMDAVEYFPEKLQEIIDLMAEKELRVRVPLEELDLLLED; encoded by the exons GAGTCGGTCTCCATCGGAGCTGTCTGCAGATAGTCAGACTGAATCAAAGGCAGgaggaaagaagaaaaagaagaaaaagaaaaaaaaatctaagaagaAAAAGAAGCCCGATGATGATATCAGTAGCAGTGACAAAGAATCCACAGATGGGACAAGGAAGTTTACAGATGAGCG GCAGGACACTCCGATATCAGACACTGGCCGCTGGGTATGGCTGGATGAAGCTCAGTCTGTGACAGAGGAGACATTCAGAATTGATAAGAAAGCTGACCCTGCGAATTGGGAATATAAATCGCTTTACCGAGGAGACATAGCAAG TTACCGGCGTAGAGGAAATTCCTGCCTAGGGATTAATCCCAGGAAGCAACAGATTATCTGGGATAATTCATCTTCTAAAAAGGCAAAAGTGCACAAAAAAACTGAACGCTACTATACCAAAAATGCAGTGCGCAACTTCCAGTGCGAAGGGGAACATGTTGGGTGCGTTAGGAATAATGCGTCCCCAGAAATGGCAGCTTTTATCCCTATGGAACCCACAGGCCAGGCTGTTTCAACTAGCTCCAGTATTCCTACCAGCTGGGTAAATCCACTTGGTGTATATGATGCCTCTACAGCTTTGTGGTTGGAAGGCAAAGGTGGTCTGAAAACTGATGAACCTCAGCTGGCGCCTAGAGACACGGGTGTTCTCACGAAAATCGAGGATTATAATAAAAAGATACGAGAAGCCCCTGGGGATATCCAGACATGGATGGagtttgtctcttttcag GATGAACTAATTAGACACCCGAGCATGTATTCCACTAGCGAGGGAGAGTTGGGTAGTCACCGCATGTCAGTAAAGCTAATTCTGGAGAAGAAGTTATCCATCCTAGAACGAGCAATCGAGAGCAACCCAGGCAGTACGGAGCTAAAGCTTTCCAGGCTCAAACTGTGCGAGGAGTTTTGGGAAGCGGCAGCTCTGCAGAAGGAATGGAAAAAGCTTGTTTTCCTGCACCCTAATGACCCACAGCTCTGGCAGAAATACCTTCTGTTCTCCCAAAGCCAGTTCAGCTCCTTCTCGGTATCCAAGGTGAATGGCATCTATGGAAAGTGCATCAGCACCTTAGCTGCAGTGCAAGATGGCTGCATGCATTCTCACCCAGCCTTGGCAGAAACGGAGCGCAGCATGTACG ATGTGTTTATCCAACAGTGCCATTTCTTGCGGCAGGCAGGCCATACGGAAAAATCGGTGTCCTTGTTTCAGGCCCTTATTGATTTTACCTTTTACAAACCTGACACCGTGAAGAATATGAACACCAAGGAACAG aTTGAATTTTATGAGCCTTTCTGGGACAGCGGGGAACCTCGTTTTGGCGAAAAAGGTGCCAAAGGCTGGTGTGCTTGGATGAAACAACAAGAACGAGGCGGTTGGATCACAATCCACAACCTGG GAGAAGAGGATGACGACGAAGCGGAGGAGGATTTGGAAATAAAAGATAAACATTGTGCCAAAAATAAGATCTGGTTGGATGTGGAATGTTCAAGAGAAGCTAGGCAATGGATGCCGTGGCGACCTGACCCTGTCAAAAAGCAGACTGAGGAGGACTGTGAGGACCCCGAGAGACAG GTCCTCTTTGACGATCTGGGCCCATCCATGTTTAAGATCTCCAGCCCCAAACTGCAGTTCCAGCTCATCCTGTCCTTCTTACAGTTCCTTggggtcccctgtgggtctcgCCTTCCAGCACCTACCCTTTACCTCTCTCTGGATGAACCTTCCATCTTTGACCAATACCCAGTATATGAAAGGTTACTGACCTCATTTGAACTTCCTCTTTCTGGAATTTGTCCGGTTGGTCACTTGGACACCATAAGTAGAGGGAGATGGCTGGCTGACCATGGTAAAGAAGGAGAAGGCTTCATTCAAAATGTCTTCCAGGCTTCACTTTCACTTTTCCAAGGAGATGAGAAGATGAGACTTTCAGTCTACTGGCTACAATATGAAATTTCAAAG GTGGTTTTCTACCTTCAAGCACAGAAAAAGAAGAAGCTGAAATCTCAGGGCAAACGCAGCAAACGTCTAGCTAAAGCCCTACTCAAGGAAGCCTCCAGCCGGACCAGCCTGTCCCTCTGGAAGGAGTATGCATTACTGGAATGGCTATTGGGCAACACAGATGATGCCAGGAAGGTGTTTGATGCAGCCCTCAGCTTAGCGGGAAATAGGGGGTTAAAGGACCAGGAGCTCTGCAGCTTATGCCTGCTGTACGCAGAACTGGAAGGCTGCTTAGAAAAAGGTGCGGGAAGCCGGGCAATTTACATCCTCACAAGCCTTACAGAAAATACGCAGTATATTCCTTATACTGAACCAGTGCAAACTACTCGTGTTTTGAAAGCTCGCAAGGTGTATGAACATGCTTTGCAAGGCTGTGCAAGCGACCCAGCTGCCTCTGCTCTGCTCTGTATATCTGGCTGCTTCGCACTTTTCCAGTATCTCACTGTGAGTCTTAATGCTGCTATTGCAGTGCTTGTGCAAGCTACAGACTCATGCCCTAATGCTTCACACAAGGAAACACAAGACTTCTACAGCGCTCGGCAAGCAATCACATTGATGCACACTAATTTGCTAAGGTACCATACCAAGGTCAGTGTGTACCCCCTAGCCCCACTCAGAGACGCTCTCACAGCCTCCTTAAAGCTGTATCCCACAAATGTCTCTCTGTGGAAAACCTACATTCAAACTGAGAACAAATGCCACAATGTCAGTAAGGCCAGGAGATTTCTAGACAGCATCAGGAGGACAACAGACGCTCTTGAGCCTCGTCTGTTTGCTATTAAAGCAGAAGAAGACCGGAAGAAACTGATGGACTCTGTACAGAG ACTAGATTTGGGAGCGATACACTCATTCATCCCGGAGACTGGTTTATCCAATCGCATCAAAGCCCTGTTTGAGCACGCCCTGCGCTCGGACTACGGCTCCAAATGCCCCCTCCTTTGGCGCATGTATCTGCACTTCATG GTATCTTTGGGCCATCTAGAGCGTGGCAGGGGGTTGTTTTACAAGGCAATTCAGAACTGTCCATGGGCGAAG GTGCTGTATATGGATGCGGTGGAGTATTTTCCAGAAAAGCTGCAGGAGATTATAGATCTGATGGCAGAGAAGGAGTTAAGAGTCAGAGTGCCATTAGAAGAGCTGGATCTGCTGTTGGAAGACTAA